The proteins below are encoded in one region of Mycobacterium pseudokansasii:
- the rpsE gene encoding 30S ribosomal protein S5, whose translation MAEQSAGGQGAPDSRDSRDGRGRRDSGRGGRDGDKSNYLERVVAINRVSKVVKGGRRFSFTALVIVGDGNGMVGVGYGKAKEVPAAIAKGVEEARKGFFRVPLIRGTITHPVQGEAAAGVVLLRPASPGTGVIAGGAARAVLECAGVHDILAKSLGSDNAINVVHATVAALKMLQRPEEVAARRGLPIEDVAPAGMLKARRESDALAAAAVREAAQP comes from the coding sequence ATGGCGGAACAGTCGGCTGGCGGGCAAGGCGCCCCGGACAGCCGCGACTCGCGCGACGGCCGGGGCCGGCGCGACAGCGGCCGCGGCGGCCGCGACGGCGACAAGAGCAATTACTTGGAGCGTGTCGTGGCCATCAACCGGGTTTCCAAGGTGGTCAAGGGTGGTCGGCGATTCAGCTTCACCGCGCTGGTCATCGTGGGCGACGGCAACGGGATGGTCGGTGTCGGCTACGGCAAGGCCAAGGAGGTTCCGGCCGCGATCGCCAAGGGCGTCGAGGAGGCTCGTAAGGGCTTTTTCCGGGTGCCTTTGATCCGCGGCACCATCACGCACCCGGTGCAGGGCGAAGCGGCCGCCGGCGTGGTGTTGTTGCGCCCGGCCAGCCCCGGTACCGGTGTGATCGCCGGTGGTGCGGCCCGCGCGGTGCTGGAATGCGCTGGCGTGCACGACATTCTGGCCAAATCGTTGGGCAGCGACAACGCGATCAACGTGGTGCACGCCACCGTTGCTGCGCTGAAGATGCTGCAGCGTCCCGAGGAGGTGGCCGCCCGTCGCGGTCTGCCGATCGAGGACGTCGCTCCGGCCGGCATGCTGAAGGCGCGCCGCGAAAGTGACGCGCTCGCCGCCGCGGCGGTGCGGGAGGCGGCACAGCCATGA
- a CDS encoding aldo/keto reductase, producing MEYGKVAGIDKPVSRIVFGTDRLRSTLLQSLPNRGREQQVFSLLDRTFELGCNSFDTARLYWDSERTLGVWIRERRNRDDVVVISKGCHPTLLSKRPRLSASDVTRDLHASLKALGTDFIDLYLLHYDHPGAQIEPLMERLNRHIDEGKITAIGASNWSHERIADANALAISQRLKPFTASSAQFSLADWTRPLWPGAVTLGGDGQHAAREWYSMHGLSVFAWSSLGRGFFSDHFDPKHPAANRVSRRCTAHFGADENIKKLERTRIFAREHRVTVAQVALAYVLRHPLEVFAVVGCTTFEKFAENAAALSLKLDEETLHWLATGMSE from the coding sequence ATGGAGTACGGAAAGGTTGCCGGGATCGATAAACCCGTCTCGCGAATCGTCTTCGGCACCGATCGCCTGCGGAGCACGCTATTGCAGTCGCTACCCAATCGAGGCCGTGAGCAACAGGTGTTCTCGCTTTTAGATCGGACCTTCGAACTCGGGTGCAACTCCTTCGACACGGCACGCTTATATTGGGACAGCGAACGGACGCTGGGGGTATGGATTCGGGAACGCCGGAATCGCGACGACGTGGTGGTCATCAGCAAGGGATGTCATCCCACGCTGTTGTCAAAACGCCCGCGGCTGTCTGCGTCAGACGTCACCCGCGACCTGCACGCATCCCTCAAAGCGCTCGGCACCGATTTCATTGATCTGTATCTGCTCCACTACGACCACCCCGGTGCGCAAATCGAACCGCTCATGGAACGGCTCAACCGTCACATTGACGAAGGCAAAATCACCGCTATAGGTGCGTCGAACTGGTCGCACGAGCGAATTGCTGACGCCAATGCGCTCGCCATCAGCCAGCGGCTGAAACCGTTCACCGCGTCGAGCGCTCAATTCAGCCTTGCCGACTGGACACGACCTCTGTGGCCTGGAGCGGTCACCCTCGGGGGGGACGGCCAGCATGCCGCACGGGAATGGTATTCGATGCACGGGCTATCAGTGTTCGCGTGGTCCAGCCTTGGCCGCGGATTCTTTTCAGATCACTTCGACCCGAAGCATCCGGCCGCCAATCGCGTGAGCCGGCGGTGTACCGCCCACTTCGGCGCCGATGAGAACATCAAAAAGCTGGAGCGCACAAGGATATTCGCGCGCGAGCATCGGGTCACCGTCGCACAGGTCGCGCTTGCCTACGTGCTGCGCCACCCGCTTGAGGTGTTTGCCGTGGTCGGCTGCACGACGTTTGAGAAATTCGCCGAGAACGCGGCGGCATTGTCCCTGAAGCTGGACGAAGAGACGCTCCACTGGCTCGCGACAGGAATGAGTGAATAG
- the rplO gene encoding 50S ribosomal protein L15, giving the protein MTIKLHDLRPAPGSKTARTRVGRGGGSKGKSAGRGTKGTKARKQVPVTFEGGQMPIHMRLPKLKGFRNRFRTEYEIVNVGDINRLFPQGGTVGVEDLVAKGAVRKNALVKVLGDGKLTVKVDLTAHKFSGSAREKITAAGGSATEL; this is encoded by the coding sequence GTGACCATCAAGCTGCACGACCTGCGGCCGGCGCCCGGATCGAAGACCGCACGCACCCGCGTCGGTCGCGGTGGGGGCTCCAAGGGCAAGTCAGCGGGGCGTGGCACCAAGGGCACCAAGGCCCGCAAGCAGGTGCCGGTGACCTTTGAGGGCGGGCAGATGCCCATCCACATGCGACTGCCCAAGCTCAAGGGATTCCGTAACCGGTTCCGCACCGAATACGAGATCGTCAACGTCGGCGACATCAATCGGCTGTTCCCACAGGGCGGCACCGTCGGCGTCGAGGACCTGGTGGCCAAGGGAGCGGTTCGCAAGAACGCTCTGGTCAAGGTGCTCGGTGACGGCAAGCTGACCGTCAAGGTCGACCTCACCGCGCACAAGTTCAGCGGCAGCGCACGCGAGAAGATCACCGCGGCCGGCGGCTCAGCCACCGAGCTCTAA
- the rpsH gene encoding 30S ribosomal protein S8, whose product MTMTDPIADFLTRLRNANSAYHDEVRLPHSKIKANIAQILKNEGYISDFRTEDARVGKSLIVQLKYGPSRERSIAGLRRVSKPGLRVYAKSTNLPRVLGGLGVAIISTSSGLLTDRQAARQGVGGEVLAYVW is encoded by the coding sequence ATGACCATGACTGACCCGATCGCAGACTTCTTGACCCGTCTGCGCAATGCCAATTCGGCGTACCACGACGAGGTGCGGTTGCCGCACTCCAAGATCAAGGCCAACATCGCCCAGATACTGAAGAACGAGGGCTACATCAGCGACTTCCGCACCGAGGATGCTCGGGTCGGCAAATCGCTGATCGTGCAGCTCAAGTACGGGCCCAGCCGGGAGCGCAGCATCGCCGGTTTGCGCCGGGTGTCCAAGCCGGGGTTGCGGGTCTACGCGAAATCCACCAATCTGCCGCGGGTACTCGGCGGCCTGGGTGTGGCGATCATTTCGACCTCCTCGGGCTTGCTCACCGACCGTCAGGCAGCCAGACAGGGCGTGGGCGGCGAAGTCCTCGCATATGTCTGGTGA
- the rplX gene encoding 50S ribosomal protein L24, whose product MKVHKGDTVLVIAGKDKGAKGKVLQAYPDRNRVLVEGVNRIKKHTAVSTNQRGARSGGIVTQEAPIHVSNVMVVDSDGNPTRIGYRVDEETGKRVRISKRNGKDI is encoded by the coding sequence ATGAAGGTCCACAAGGGCGACACCGTGCTGGTGATTGCCGGTAAAGACAAAGGAGCAAAGGGCAAGGTTTTGCAGGCGTACCCGGACCGTAACCGGGTCCTGGTCGAGGGAGTCAACCGGATCAAGAAGCACACCGCGGTTTCCACCAACCAGCGTGGCGCCAGGTCGGGCGGGATCGTCACCCAGGAGGCCCCGATCCACGTCTCCAACGTGATGGTCGTCGACTCCGACGGCAATCCCACCCGAATCGGCTACCGGGTCGACGAGGAGACCGGCAAACGGGTCCGTATTTCGAAGCGCAACGGCAAGGACATCTGA
- the rplR gene encoding 50S ribosomal protein L18, whose protein sequence is MGQSVSATRRVSRLRRHARLRKKIAGTPQRPRLVVHRSARHIHVQLVNDLNGTTVAAASSIEADVRGLDGDKKARSVRVGQLIAERAKAAGIDTVVFDRGGYSYGGRIAALADAARENGLNF, encoded by the coding sequence GTGGGGCAGAGCGTATCCGCAACCCGGCGAGTCTCCCGGCTGCGCAGGCACGCACGGCTGCGCAAGAAGATCGCCGGCACCCCGCAGCGTCCCCGGCTGGTGGTACACCGGTCCGCGCGGCACATTCACGTGCAACTGGTCAACGACCTCAACGGCACCACCGTCGCCGCGGCATCCTCGATCGAAGCCGATGTGCGTGGTCTGGACGGGGACAAGAAAGCCCGCAGCGTCCGGGTCGGCCAGCTGATCGCGGAACGGGCCAAGGCGGCCGGCATCGACACCGTGGTATTCGACCGCGGCGGCTACAGCTACGGCGGGCGGATCGCGGCGCTGGCAGATGCCGCACGCGAGAACGGATTGAACTTCTGA
- the rpmD gene encoding 50S ribosomal protein L30: MSQLKITQVRSTIGARWKQRESLRTLGLRRIRHSVVREDNPQTRGLIAVVRHLVEVESTNVEATGGKTK, translated from the coding sequence ATGAGCCAACTCAAGATCACCCAGGTGCGTAGCACCATCGGGGCCCGCTGGAAGCAGCGCGAGAGCCTGCGCACTCTGGGCTTGCGGCGGATTCGCCACTCGGTGGTTCGCGAGGACAACCCTCAGACCCGCGGCCTGATCGCGGTGGTGCGGCACCTCGTCGAGGTGGAGTCCACAAACGTGGAGGCGACCGGAGGTAAGACCAAGTGA
- the sppA gene encoding signal peptide peptidase SppA has product MFAFLSFLPGVDDVRALADRVDTARHHGVPNGCVLEFNLRNMPVETTGFDPLTILSGGGRPMALRDAVAAIHRAAEDPRVAGMIARVQLPPSPAGAVQELREAIAAFSAVKPSVAWAETYPGTLSYYLASAFREIWLQPSGSVGLIGFASNAMFLRDALDKAGIEAEIFTRGEYKSAANLLTEDGYTDAHREAVTRMLESLQGQVWRAVAESRGIDVDVLNELADRAPLLRDEAVAAGLIDRIGFRDEAYAHMAELVGIEGVSSDSVDTDEKPARMYLARYAGTARSRLAPPVPSIPGRRSKPTIAVVTVEGPIVSGRGGPQGLPFGPSSAGGDTIAAALREVAADDSISAIVLRVDSPGGSVTASETIWREVKRARRRGKPVVASMGAVAASGGYYVSMAADAIVANPGTVTGSIGVITGKLVVRDLKDRLGVGSETLRTNANADAWSIDEPFTPEQRARREAEADLFYGDFVARVAEGRNLSTEAVDVVARGRVWTGADALERGLVDELGGFRTAVRRAKILAGLDEDTEVRLVSYPGSSLLDLLLPRMSSRPAAASVPDAVGTLLIRSITGVVERIEQTLSGASALWLGESRF; this is encoded by the coding sequence ATGTTCGCCTTCCTGTCTTTTCTGCCCGGCGTCGACGACGTGCGCGCCCTTGCTGACCGGGTGGACACCGCGCGCCACCACGGCGTGCCCAACGGTTGCGTGCTCGAATTCAATCTGCGCAACATGCCGGTGGAGACGACGGGTTTCGACCCGCTGACAATCCTGTCCGGAGGCGGCCGGCCAATGGCTCTGCGCGACGCCGTCGCCGCGATCCATCGGGCCGCCGAGGACCCACGGGTCGCCGGAATGATTGCGCGCGTCCAGCTTCCGCCGTCGCCCGCCGGTGCCGTTCAGGAGCTTCGGGAGGCGATCGCGGCCTTCAGCGCCGTCAAGCCGTCGGTGGCGTGGGCGGAAACCTATCCGGGCACGCTGTCCTACTACCTGGCTTCGGCATTCCGCGAGATCTGGCTGCAGCCCTCGGGAAGCGTCGGGCTGATCGGCTTCGCCAGCAACGCGATGTTTCTGCGCGACGCGCTGGACAAGGCCGGCATCGAAGCCGAGATCTTCACGCGCGGCGAATACAAGTCGGCGGCCAACCTTCTCACCGAAGACGGCTACACCGACGCCCATCGCGAGGCTGTCACTCGGATGTTGGAAAGCCTGCAGGGCCAGGTGTGGCGGGCGGTCGCCGAATCGCGCGGCATCGACGTCGACGTGCTCAACGAGCTGGCCGACCGGGCTCCGCTGTTGCGTGACGAGGCCGTGGCCGCCGGCCTGATCGACCGGATCGGGTTCCGCGACGAGGCCTACGCTCATATGGCGGAACTGGTTGGTATCGAAGGTGTTTCGTCGGACTCTGTCGACACCGACGAGAAGCCGGCGCGAATGTACCTGGCGCGCTATGCGGGCACTGCACGGTCGCGACTGGCGCCACCGGTACCGTCGATACCCGGCCGCCGTTCCAAGCCGACGATCGCGGTGGTCACCGTGGAAGGTCCGATCGTCAGCGGACGCGGTGGCCCGCAGGGTCTTCCGTTCGGCCCGTCCAGCGCCGGTGGCGACACCATCGCGGCGGCGCTACGGGAGGTGGCCGCCGACGACTCGATTTCGGCGATCGTGCTGCGGGTGGACAGTCCGGGGGGATCCGTCACCGCGTCGGAGACGATCTGGCGTGAGGTGAAGCGGGCCCGTCGCCGGGGCAAGCCCGTCGTCGCATCGATGGGTGCGGTCGCTGCCTCCGGCGGCTACTACGTGTCGATGGCGGCAGACGCGATCGTCGCCAATCCCGGCACCGTCACCGGTTCCATCGGAGTGATCACCGGCAAGCTGGTGGTTCGCGATCTGAAGGACCGGCTGGGAGTCGGGTCGGAAACCTTGCGCACCAACGCCAACGCCGACGCCTGGTCGATAGACGAGCCGTTCACGCCGGAGCAGCGGGCCCGCCGGGAGGCGGAGGCCGATCTGTTCTACGGCGACTTCGTGGCCCGCGTCGCCGAGGGCCGCAACCTCAGCACCGAAGCCGTGGATGTGGTGGCCCGAGGCCGGGTCTGGACCGGTGCCGATGCGCTCGAGCGTGGCCTGGTCGACGAACTCGGCGGCTTCCGCACGGCGGTACGGCGCGCGAAAATCCTGGCGGGCCTGGACGAGGACACCGAGGTCCGCCTGGTCAGCTATCCGGGCTCGTCGCTGTTGGACCTGCTGCTTCCGCGCATGTCGTCGCGACCGGCGGCGGCTTCGGTGCCGGATGCCGTCGGGACGCTGCTGATTCGCTCGATCACCGGTGTCGTCGAGCGTATCGAGCAGACGCTCAGCGGCGCCAGCGCGTTGTGGCTGGGGGAGTCGCGCTTCTAG
- a CDS encoding SDR family NAD(P)-dependent oxidoreductase, translating to MAGKRVLITGASSGVGAALARRLAAQQAVVGLIARRRDRLGEVLADCRRTSPESAMWAADLGDTPAAARLALQAWHALGGIDVLVNNAAIPRRRAVTALKPADVEEVMRVNFFAPMRMTLALLPRMLARRSGVIVNVSSVGGRLGIIHEAAYCASKFALCGWSEAMAVDLAGTGVSVKLIQPGPVDTEIWDRPDNDEPLYRGPKVGADLVAEGIVAAIGSDRFEHYLPELMALKDVVDAKNADLDAFIAGAAAMTWQ from the coding sequence ATGGCCGGCAAGCGGGTGTTGATCACGGGCGCATCCTCGGGAGTCGGAGCGGCCCTGGCCAGGCGGCTGGCGGCCCAGCAGGCGGTGGTCGGGCTGATCGCCCGACGGCGGGACCGGCTGGGTGAGGTGCTGGCCGACTGCCGCAGGACCTCGCCGGAGTCGGCGATGTGGGCCGCCGACCTGGGCGACACCCCCGCGGCCGCACGGCTGGCATTGCAAGCCTGGCACGCCCTAGGGGGCATCGACGTGCTGGTGAACAACGCGGCAATACCCAGACGCCGGGCGGTGACCGCGCTGAAGCCGGCTGACGTGGAGGAGGTGATGCGGGTCAACTTCTTCGCCCCGATGCGGATGACGCTGGCACTGCTGCCACGGATGCTGGCTCGCCGGTCCGGCGTCATTGTCAACGTGTCGAGCGTCGGCGGACGCCTCGGCATCATCCACGAAGCTGCCTATTGCGCAAGCAAATTCGCGCTATGCGGCTGGAGCGAGGCGATGGCGGTCGACCTGGCGGGCACCGGAGTGTCGGTGAAGCTGATCCAGCCGGGTCCGGTGGACACCGAGATCTGGGACCGGCCGGACAACGACGAACCTCTTTATCGGGGGCCCAAGGTTGGCGCCGACCTGGTGGCCGAGGGCATCGTCGCGGCCATCGGCAGCGACCGGTTCGAACACTATCTGCCCGAGTTGATGGCCCTCAAAGACGTCGTCGACGCCAAGAACGCCGACCTGGACGCGTTTATCGCCGGCGCGGCGGCCATGACCTGGCAATGA
- the rplN gene encoding 50S ribosomal protein L14 encodes MIQQESRLKVADNTGAKEILCIRVLGGSSRRYAGIGDVIVATVKDAIPGGNVKRGDVVKAVVVRTAKERRRPDGSYIKFDENAAVIIKPDNDPRGTRIFGPVGRELREKRFMKIISLAPEVL; translated from the coding sequence GTGATTCAGCAGGAATCGCGGCTCAAGGTCGCCGACAACACCGGCGCCAAGGAGATCTTGTGCATCCGCGTGCTCGGCGGATCGTCGCGACGCTATGCCGGCATCGGTGACGTCATCGTCGCCACGGTCAAGGACGCGATTCCCGGCGGCAACGTCAAGCGCGGAGACGTCGTCAAGGCCGTCGTGGTGCGCACCGCCAAGGAACGCCGGCGTCCCGACGGCAGCTACATCAAGTTCGACGAGAACGCCGCGGTGATCATCAAGCCCGACAACGACCCGCGCGGAACCCGCATCTTCGGGCCGGTCGGGCGGGAACTGCGGGAGAAGCGATTCATGAAGATCATCTCGCTGGCCCCGGAGGTGTTGTAG
- the rplE gene encoding 50S ribosomal protein L5, translating to MTTAEKTLPRLKERYRNEIRDTLQKEFGYRNVMQIPTVTKVVVNMGVGEAARDAKLINGAVNDLALITGQRPEIRRARKSIAQFKLREGMPVGVRVTLRGDRMWEFLDRLTSIALPRIRDFRGLSPKQFDGVGNYTFGLAEQSVFHEIDVDKIDRVRGMDINVVTSATTDEEGRVLLRALGFPFKEN from the coding sequence ATGACCACTGCAGAGAAGACCCTGCCGCGTCTAAAAGAGCGCTACCGCAACGAGATCCGCGACACGCTGCAAAAGGAGTTCGGCTACCGCAACGTCATGCAGATCCCGACCGTGACCAAGGTCGTGGTCAACATGGGCGTCGGTGAGGCCGCTCGGGACGCCAAGTTGATCAATGGCGCGGTCAACGACCTGGCACTGATCACCGGGCAGCGCCCGGAAATCCGCCGGGCACGTAAGTCCATAGCGCAGTTCAAATTGCGTGAGGGCATGCCGGTCGGCGTACGCGTCACGCTGCGCGGAGACCGGATGTGGGAGTTCCTCGACCGGCTCACGTCGATCGCATTGCCGCGTATCCGCGACTTCCGCGGGTTGTCGCCCAAGCAATTCGACGGAGTGGGCAACTACACCTTCGGACTGGCCGAGCAGTCGGTGTTCCACGAGATCGACGTGGACAAGATCGACCGGGTGCGCGGCATGGACATCAACGTCGTCACCTCGGCGACAACCGACGAGGAAGGACGAGTGCTGTTGCGGGCCCTCGGCTTTCCCTTCAAGGAGAACTGA
- a CDS encoding class I SAM-dependent methyltransferase, which produces MAHHHLHRVVTALGKRHDYFPAAGHDALLPLYDLLARLLGFTRVYEKLIAQADIGDSQRVLEIGCGTGNLVIRVKHAHPAAQLVGCDPDPLALRRAQRKSLQLTDIRFERCYAQQLPYPDGEFDRVLSSMMLHHLDDAAKTAAAAEAFRVLRPGGRLHLVDMGGDLTDHDGLAARLIVRGHRGAGNLGDAIPRLLTAAGFDCAEVDTQRHRVFGRLTYYRAIRTPTTGQQTE; this is translated from the coding sequence GTGGCCCACCATCATCTGCATCGCGTCGTCACCGCCCTCGGAAAGCGGCATGACTACTTCCCGGCCGCGGGCCATGATGCGCTGCTGCCGCTCTACGATCTGTTGGCACGGCTCTTGGGATTCACCCGGGTCTACGAGAAGCTCATCGCGCAGGCCGATATCGGCGACAGCCAGCGCGTCCTGGAAATCGGTTGTGGCACCGGGAATCTGGTGATCCGGGTAAAACATGCCCACCCCGCGGCGCAGCTGGTCGGCTGTGATCCTGATCCGCTGGCATTACGTCGAGCGCAGCGAAAGTCGTTACAGCTGACCGATATTCGTTTCGAACGTTGTTACGCCCAGCAGCTGCCCTATCCCGACGGCGAATTCGACCGGGTGCTGTCGTCGATGATGCTGCACCACCTGGACGATGCGGCGAAAACCGCTGCCGCGGCAGAGGCATTCCGGGTCTTGCGGCCCGGCGGCCGGCTACACCTGGTCGACATGGGGGGTGACCTGACCGATCACGACGGCTTGGCCGCGCGGCTCATCGTGCGCGGCCACCGCGGCGCCGGCAATCTCGGCGATGCGATTCCGCGGCTGCTGACGGCGGCCGGGTTCGACTGCGCCGAGGTCGATACTCAACGGCATCGTGTCTTCGGGCGGCTCACCTACTATCGGGCCATCCGTACCCCGACCACCGGGCAGCAAACCGAATGA
- the rplF gene encoding 50S ribosomal protein L6 translates to MSRIGKQPIPVPPGVDITIDGQNISVKGPKGALDMTVAEPITVSRNDDGAIVVTRPNDERRNRSLHGLSRTLVSNLVTGVTQGYTTKMEIYGVGYRVQLKGANLEFALGYSHPVVIEAPEGITFAVQAPTKFTVSGIDKQKVGQISANIRRLRRPDPYKGKGVRYEGEQIRRKVGKTGK, encoded by the coding sequence ATGTCGCGTATTGGTAAGCAACCGATTCCGGTACCGCCCGGAGTCGACATCACGATCGACGGCCAGAACATCTCCGTCAAGGGGCCCAAGGGCGCCCTGGACATGACGGTCGCCGAGCCAATCACGGTGTCCCGCAACGATGACGGCGCCATCGTCGTCACGCGTCCCAACGATGAGCGGCGCAACCGCTCCCTGCACGGGCTGTCGCGCACCCTGGTCTCCAACCTCGTCACCGGCGTGACGCAGGGATACACCACCAAAATGGAGATCTACGGTGTCGGTTACCGCGTCCAGCTCAAGGGCGCCAATCTCGAGTTCGCGCTCGGATACAGCCACCCGGTGGTGATCGAAGCGCCCGAAGGCATCACGTTCGCGGTCCAGGCGCCGACGAAGTTCACGGTGTCCGGGATCGACAAGCAGAAGGTCGGCCAGATTTCGGCGAATATCCGCCGGCTGCGTCGTCCCGACCCGTACAAGGGCAAGGGCGTGCGCTACGAAGGCGAGCAGATCCGCCGCAAGGTCGGAAAGACAGGTAAGTAG
- a CDS encoding type Z 30S ribosomal protein S14, translating to MAKKALVNKAARKPKFAVRGYTRCSKCGRPRAVFRKFGLCRICLREMAHAGELPGVQKSSW from the coding sequence ATGGCGAAGAAGGCACTCGTCAACAAGGCCGCACGCAAGCCCAAGTTCGCGGTGCGCGGCTACACCCGATGCAGCAAGTGCGGCCGCCCGCGCGCGGTGTTCCGCAAGTTCGGGTTATGCAGGATTTGCCTGCGCGAGATGGCGCATGCGGGTGAGTTACCCGGTGTGCAAAAGAGCAGCTGGTAA
- a CDS encoding class I SAM-dependent methyltransferase gives MARTHDDSWDLASSVGVTATMVAAGRAMATKDPRGLINDPFAEPLVRAVGVDFFIKMMDGDLDMAAIQDVSPTRAQAMVDGMAVRTKYFDDYFINATGGGIRQAVILASGLDARAYRLPWPAGTVVYELDQPRVAEFKTTTLARLGAEPTASRRVIPIDLRGDWPTALRAAGLDAAAPTAWLAEGLLIYLPPDAQDRLFDNIAALSVPGSTIATEFVPGIVDFDADRIREQSAAFREHGFDIDMASLVYPGERNHVVDYLSARGWDVEGVTRAELFRRAGIPVPDPDDDDPLGEIIFISAVLAA, from the coding sequence ATGGCACGCACTCACGACGACAGCTGGGATCTGGCCTCCAGCGTCGGTGTCACCGCGACCATGGTCGCCGCGGGGCGCGCAATGGCGACCAAGGATCCCCGCGGGTTGATCAACGATCCCTTCGCCGAACCGCTGGTGCGTGCCGTCGGCGTCGACTTCTTCATCAAAATGATGGACGGCGACCTCGATATGGCGGCCATCCAAGATGTGTCACCGACCCGGGCACAGGCAATGGTCGACGGAATGGCGGTGCGCACCAAGTACTTCGACGACTACTTCATCAACGCCACCGGCGGCGGAATCCGGCAGGCGGTGATCCTGGCATCCGGCCTGGACGCGCGCGCCTACCGGTTGCCATGGCCGGCCGGGACCGTGGTCTATGAACTTGACCAGCCCCGGGTGGCCGAGTTCAAGACAACGACGTTGGCCCGGCTGGGCGCCGAGCCGACCGCTTCTCGGCGGGTGATCCCGATCGATCTGCGCGGCGATTGGCCGACGGCACTGCGGGCCGCGGGCCTGGATGCGGCCGCACCGACAGCGTGGTTGGCCGAAGGCCTGCTGATCTACTTACCACCGGATGCCCAGGACCGGCTGTTCGACAACATCGCTGCGCTCAGCGTCCCGGGCAGCACCATAGCCACCGAATTCGTGCCGGGCATAGTGGATTTCGACGCCGACCGGATACGGGAGCAATCGGCGGCGTTCCGGGAGCACGGCTTCGACATCGACATGGCGTCGCTGGTGTATCCCGGCGAACGCAACCATGTCGTCGACTACCTGAGCGCCAGGGGCTGGGACGTCGAGGGTGTGACCCGAGCTGAACTGTTCCGGCGCGCCGGCATTCCGGTGCCCGATCCGGACGACGACGATCCGCTCGGCGAGATCATCTTCATCAGTGCCGTCTTAGCCGCCTAG
- a CDS encoding LLM class flavin-dependent oxidoreductase, producing the protein MRFSIAIPQLDYDTFDTAGLRSYLGRAEELGFEGGWVLEQAVGESPLLAPLELLAYSAACTERLRLGVAVLVTSLHDPLQLASAVTAVDRLSHGRLDLGVAAGGGSRRFAAFGVDKATHVRYFTEGLALMKAAWSDEPRVTFHGRFRDVDDLPIAPKPVQRPHPPIWFGGRAPTALARAVRRGDAFLGAGSSTTADFAQAVTAVRRELAEQHKDPATFTIGKRVYLMVDDDGDRGRELVLDGLRGIYGRMSGIDSVAVAGTPDDVVRGLSEVIDAGAEMLLLNPVGADVVQNREQMERLAAEVIPRLG; encoded by the coding sequence GTGCGGTTTAGCATCGCGATCCCCCAACTGGACTACGACACCTTCGACACCGCCGGGCTGCGCTCGTATCTGGGTCGCGCCGAGGAGTTGGGCTTCGAAGGCGGCTGGGTGCTCGAACAGGCCGTCGGCGAGTCACCGTTGCTGGCACCGTTGGAGCTGCTGGCATATTCGGCTGCCTGCACCGAGCGGCTACGGCTGGGGGTCGCCGTGCTGGTGACCTCGCTGCATGATCCGTTGCAGCTGGCCTCGGCGGTGACCGCCGTCGACCGGCTCAGCCACGGCCGTCTCGATCTCGGTGTTGCGGCCGGCGGTGGTTCCCGCAGATTCGCGGCGTTCGGCGTCGACAAAGCCACCCACGTCCGATATTTCACCGAGGGCCTGGCCTTGATGAAAGCGGCGTGGTCCGACGAACCGCGCGTGACATTCCACGGCCGGTTCCGCGACGTCGACGACCTGCCCATCGCGCCCAAACCGGTGCAGCGGCCACACCCGCCGATCTGGTTCGGCGGCCGGGCGCCCACGGCGCTGGCCAGAGCGGTGCGCCGCGGTGACGCGTTCCTGGGGGCGGGTTCGTCGACAACGGCCGACTTTGCCCAAGCAGTCACCGCGGTGCGTCGTGAGCTCGCCGAACAACACAAGGATCCGGCAACCTTCACCATCGGCAAACGGGTTTATCTGATGGTGGACGACGACGGCGACCGGGGCCGCGAGCTCGTGCTCGACGGGTTACGCGGCATCTACGGCAGGATGTCCGGCATCGATTCGGTGGCGGTGGCGGGCACCCCCGACGACGTTGTTCGGGGCCTGAGCGAAGTGATCGACGCCGGGGCCGAGATGCTGCTGCTCAATCCGGTGGGCGCCGACGTCGTGCAGAACCGCGAGCAGATGGAACGCCTTGCCGCCGAGGTGATTCCGCGGCTGGGTTAG